AGGATTTCATCCTTTACCTGCAAACCTTTTACCAGACCTGGCAGCATAACTGATGAGTTAATGCAGTTGGTTGACAGGATGCCAGTAGACACATGGACAAATGAAAGCCCTGCTCCCTGACCCATGTGTACCTGCCTCTTTGCAGACATCAGCCATGGCCAGCCAGGAAGGGCACTGGGTCAGCCTGTGGGGATGGGGCAGTGCAGCCCACTCCCTGCCTGGGAAACCCAGTGGAGGCCAGGTGTAGTATTCCTTGAGAAGGCCAGCACCCAAaggtctctctctcctcttcctgtgCTGGGCAGCCCCCTGAGAAGTGGTGCCAATCAACACGGAGCTCAGTGGGGAGCAGGGAGAGCAGCTGTGATCACACACTGGATGATCAGTCTAGATTGGCCAAGAACTGTCTCTATTGAGCATGTAAACACTTGACCTCAAATCAGTTGCCAGTGAAGGTTTCATAATATCCAAAGGTATCACAATTATTCAAGAGTTCTTGTGAAACTCccaaaataagtttaattttcatttaaaaaatgcctgCAGCGTGTCTTATGAAACAGCCTGCCGTAATATCAAGCAAATGACAACAGATTATTACTGTTCCCCAATCTAGCTAGGAATCACCATCTTTATACTGAAAGTTGAGAAGCAAACTCATCACCACTTTCAGCCCAGGAAGCCCGAATAATTCAGAAAATTACTAATATTTGGCAAAATAATTCAGCAAGAAGGTGtccaaaatgctgggaagaaCTGAATTGTGATCCATTACCATTCTCCCGGTGGGAAAGAATGAAAGTCCCACGATTTTAAGTTTGAATTACAAAATTAGAGGAAGAAAAGACATGCAGTTGCTGGTACAGATTCGAATTTCAGTTAAGCATTTGAGTCCAGTTatcatacaatttttgtcaaaaaCAAGATTTCTCAGCcactgagaaagaaaatgaaagaccaTGAGAAGAGGCCAAGAAAGGCAATGAGAGGCCCGAGCAAGGACACTGAGGAGGCTGCGCACGGGGAGGATGGAGCGGAACGGCCTTGGGCTCCCGCCTGCACAGTAGGGTCTCACCCCCGGAGAgaccccagccctggccctccTCCTCATTCTGACACAGGAGGAGGCACACCTCCATTGAATTCTGCCTCACAGTGGCCGCTGCCCTCCTAAGTGCAAGGCTGGGCTTGAGAATTTCAGGGGAGAGACTCAGTGGTGAGTGCTtctcctcagctgcagcagcTGGTACTTAGTGGCTCTTAATTTCCCTGCTTTCTGTGCTACTTCCCAAAGGCACACAGGAAGTGGACTGGACATCTGTGCCAGAGGTGACTAGATTCAGGAGTGCTGATGGTGGCAAGGCCTCTCTATACATGTTTTGGCCAGGTCCCCCCTCACCTCATCAGTAGCCAAGGGCACATCCCTCAATGTGGCTGGTCCTTAGGAGTCACACCCACTGGCCAGAGGTCCTGAGCACCAAGCCCTCGAGCAATAAGCTCCCAACTCCTCGAGAGGCTGTGGCTAGTTAGCAGCAGGGTTCCATCTGGAACCCAGGTCTCTGACTACAATAACTAACCTAGAGctcttttctcacatttcttcAGCAGCTGTCTAGCAGAGGGAGTAGGACCATGAGCAGAGCCAGCCACTTCAGCAAAGAAAATGTGATGAAGTCCATGAACCCAGAGAATAAAGCCCTTTGGCCTGTCAGGGGCAGATTCTTAAGGGCACAGAAggggaaaaacaacaaaatcaagtTTATACTCATAGGGAAACATAATCtgtgattataaatattttatgggcAAAGAAAGCAGCACTGGCTGAGAGACTGGGGTGGAGAGGGTGGACAGCAAATTAGATCCCAGCCTGCAAAGTGATAGGGCAGCTGGAAAAGCAGCAAAGCCAAGGCTATTCTGGGCTGTGCTGCGAAGGCCTGCGTCACAGGCCCTGGCCACAGGCTTTGTTGAAACCACAGCCTTCCAGCGGTCAGCACAGAACACCTTGGGGAGAGGGTTTAAGTACATGAAGACCAGGAGGGGACAGTGAGGACAGAGGAGAGTCATCTGAATGACTCTGGTGAACCTCAACAGCAGGGAGGCAGGTGAGGGGAGACAGCACCCTGCAAGCACGTGAAAGGAAGACACTTCCTGCTGACTAAGGGCAGAGGAAGAAGTGAGGCTGACCCCAGAAAGCAAGTGACCTGTGAAGCCAGAAGGCAGCTTGGGTCAAGCTGCCCCACTGAGGGCAAAGGTCCAGCCCTCGAGCAAGTGGTGCCAGGCTGAGAACAATTCCACCTTCCCTTTGCCTTAGGCCAGGGTTCTCTACCTCCCACAGCCTTTAGGAAGTAGCACAGAAAGCAGGGACATTCAGAACCTGCTGAGCACCAGCTGCTGCCGCTGGAGAGAAACACCACTGGCAAAGCAGGCCCTGGTTTCGATGATTCCTCCTCCTTGGCCACATCCAACCACTGCAGCAGAGCATGTTGGCCCTTCCAGAGGGCCAGATGGAGAGGATATTAGCTCCTAAAATACCCAGAGTACCTTGAATCAGGCTTAGTCAGAGGAGCCCTGCGGAGCGATGTGCTCCTCCAATGGAAGATGTAAAACTAAGAGCCTCTGCCTCATTGCAGTGAAGGCTCAGTGGGCAATGGGCTCCAAGGTGTGCCCACGGAACTCAGGAAAATCAGAACATCAGCCTCTAGGATCACAGCTAGTAAGAATCGGGTCAGGATGGAGTAGACTCATCAATTACGAAAGGAAGACCCAATGATGTTGTGGAAGGACCCTGGGTTGGAAGTCATAGGATCCAGCTCTGAGACCAGCTTTACCACTCAATAGCTGTAGAACCTTGAGAAATCACCTCTTACCTCTGAAACTCAGTGTCCTCAGTGTTATTCCAATTTAAGAGATTTACATCCAGCTACCTACTCAACATCTCTTCAGTGTCTCAAAGGCACCTCCATTCAGCTTGCCCACAACTGCTCTTCCTCCCTAATCCTCCAACCTAGCTCCAAGTTCAACACAACCAACCATCCAGGCATAGAAGCCAGAAACCTCAGACCCATCCCTGGCCTTTCCCCATTAGTATTCCCCATTACGAACTCATTACCAAGTCAACTCCACCTCCTAAAGATGCCCACTGCCCTCCACCACCATCCTGGTCCATATTATCACCTCGCATATAGTCTATTGCAAAGCACACACTCATCCATTCTGGCCTCCCGGAGGAGCTCTCTGCATACCAAATCTAACCATGTCTCCCCTCCCACCAGCCTTAACCCGCTTGCTAAATTACTTTCCAATGGCATCCCAATGCCCTCAGTATGAGGAAAATCTTCTGAGGGCTCGTAAGGCCCCACTCCTCTTTTGACTTCAACCCACACCATGTTCCCTCTTGTGGCTCCAGTCACACTGGCTTTTTCTTCTAGACCTGGCATTTATCCCATTCCCTCCTGTCACAGGGTTTGTGCACATGCCCTTTCCTCTACCGGCAacatctcctcctcttctctcaccTAGCTAACGcctattcatttatttcactATGAGTGAAGTGCACTAAAGTATACAGCTCAGTAATTATTTACAGATGTCTATCCTCATGGAACTTCCACACAGATCTACATTTAGAACATTCCTGAGACCCAGAAGGTTCCCTCTTTCCCCTTTCCAGTCTACACCTTCCCTACCCCCCAGGTAACCACTACTGACTTCTATCACTGTACCTATTCGGACTGCAGCTGATGCAATCCTTCCTCAGGGAGCTGCCTCTAATCCCACTGAAAAACTCTTAGCTCCGTTATCACAGACCCTTGCTACACTTGGGACTTTGCACTTGTTTGAGGAACTGATTCATGTTGGTTTCCCCTGGGACTCTATAAGCTCCAGGAAAGCAGGGGCCACACCTGCTTTTACTCACCTTTGTTTTCTCAGTGCTGACCCATGCAGTCGTGACAATAGGAAATAGCTAATTCCTATTTCTAAAAGTACCTattgagtgtgagtgtgtgtgtgtgtgtgtgtgtgtgtgtgtgtgtgtttaagagacaggtcttgccatgttgttgCTAAGGCTAGATTCAACgcttgggctcaagtgctcctcctacctcagcttcctaaggagctgagactacaagcgtgggccaccatgcccagcctgagtgCTTATTATTGCCAGGTTATCGTTCTAAGCACTTACAGGTacaaactcatttaatcttcacatcaaTTCTGTCAAGTAGCTACCATTATTACATCccccttttacagataaggaaactgagccacagaaaagtaaataatttgcCTATAGTCATTAAGTggtagagtcaggattcaaacccttACAGTCTGGCTACAAGAGCCTGTGTTCCTAATTATTATCCTACTCTGACTCTCAGAAGCCACTGTGATTAGTTACTCATTTAATGAGTTAACTACCTAAGATATTCTAaacggaaaagaaaaaaaaaaaaaaaaagggccgggcgcagtgggtcacacctgttaatcccagcactttgggaagcccagacaggcagatcacaaggtcaggagttcgagaacagcctgaccaatatggtgaaactccgtctctactaaaaatacaaaaattagccgggtgtggtggtgcgtgcctgtaatcccagctactctcaggaggctgaggcaggagaatcgcttgaacccaggaggcggaggttgctgtgagccaagatcgtgccactgcactccaacctgggtgacagagcgagactccacctcaaaaacgaaaaaaaaaaaaaagaatttacaaataAGTTGATGAGGTTCCACTAAAGAAACTAAGGGAGCCTCTAAATCTTCCCATGCAGACCAACAGATGAACGAAAGATAACTGTCACTGAATCACCTGCACAGGCCCaatattatgtcatctgcaaaatgtaagaatgtatccatttctccAGCAGTCCAGGAAGGAAGCTCTGCTACTGGGCACAGAGGAGTGTTCTGGCAGACTATccagaataaagaaaggattACTGTCTGGGCTTTACTGCAGCCTAAAAGAAATGTTCACTAGATTAAATCAGCCTCTCTGCTCTTATTCCATGCTAACCCGGTCATCTTTATAACCATTTAAAGCCTCAAGCCCACTAATACAGGAAGAGGATATTttggatgagaaaaataaaaacgaaTATCTTTTGGTTAGAAAGTGGCAGACGCCATGGTACATTTATAAATTGGCATTTGGTGTGTACTTCAGTTTTCTAGGGCCTGACAGTCCTGGATGTACTCATAGGGTCCAAACCAGAAAAGCAAGGGCTCAGACCCTGGCACCAAGGCTGCTCCATGTAAAGAATGCTACCCCGTGTGGCCAGACTTGGGTAAGCCACCTTTCAACTGCTTCAGTGTCATTTATTTTCCCACCACATCCCAGAAAGCTCCGGAAAAAcacataaatgaatatatttattctctcacaggaTACTACACTGTTACCCAGTGTGAAGGGATGTGGCTTCCAAGCTCTCTCAGCAAAAGTGTGGTTCTCAGAACTGCTCCATTCACAAGTCATCCTGCAACCAGAGGCCTGGGCTCAACTCACACAAAGTTCTGAGCAATGGCCAGCACCTTGGAATACTCGCCTTCCCGCTTGCGCAGGCAGGTGGGGATGGGTGTCTTAATTCGGGTCCCCACAGGGTTCCCGTTGTCCTCAATGAGGACCACGTTGTTGGAGTCGAATCTGGGGGTCATTCGGGGGCCAGGCATGCAATGCCCCACAATGAGCGCCTTTTTCTTCTGTCCCTTGATGGCCAGTAGTATCCGGTCGCCCACTTTGCCCACTCCATTCTTGTTATAGACATGGATGCAGCGAGGAGCCCGATGGTATGGGCTGTTCCCCAGGGCACTGTTGTCCACCACTCGTACCCGCGTCATCTTCTGAATCGCACTCAGGCTCCCAGTGGTGCtggtgggaggaaaaaaaaagtctgcagtCTGTATCTCTCATGGTCAGGGTGCATAGGcctctgagaggtcaaggctaggGAGAATGTACATGTCAGCAACACACACAGAGCAGAGTGCTGTCCAGGAGCAGCAAGAAAAAGTCAGGACTTTGTGAAGACTTATCTGTACCCACAACAGTTTCCTCACAATTGAGAGCTTCTGCTGTTGTGTCAAGATCTCAATTTGGATGGGTTTTAAAGAGAACTCAATTTTTCTGTGACGATGAACTTCACAGCAGCCATAACTTAAAGCCTTTGCTTTCCAAAAGGACTCTGAGGACTTAAAGGAATCCCTCATGGGCTAGGCCTCACCCACTGCCTATCCTGAAAAACCTGCTTCCCCAGAATACACCAttccctaattttctttttttcttttttcttttgaggcagagtctcgctctgtcacccaggctagagtgcagtggcgccatcttggctcactgcaagctccgcctcccgggttcacaccattctcctgcctcagcctcccaagtagctgggactacatgcgcctgccgccgtgcccagctaattttttgtattttttagtagagacggggtttcgccgtgttagccag
The window above is part of the Symphalangus syndactylus isolate Jambi chromosome 23, NHGRI_mSymSyn1-v2.1_pri, whole genome shotgun sequence genome. Proteins encoded here:
- the MRPL14 gene encoding large ribosomal subunit protein uL14m isoform X1, whose translation is MQLACQEYTVKTKVDLLHGGYGVRRKTVHSSSLEILYVLLKNKDFIEDLSWDPMAFFTGLWGPFTCVSRALSHRCFSTTGSLSAIQKMTRVRVVDNSALGNSPYHRAPRCIHVYNKNGVGKVGDRILLAIKGQKKKALIVGHCMPGPRMTPRFDSNNVVLIEDNGNPVGTRIKTPIPTCLRKREGEYSKVLAIAQNFV
- the MRPL14 gene encoding large ribosomal subunit protein uL14m isoform X2, translated to MAFFTGLWGPFTCVSRALSHRCFSTTGSLSAIQKMTRVRVVDNSALGNSPYHRAPRCIHVYNKNGVGKVGDRILLAIKGQKKKALIVGHCMPGPRMTPRFDSNNVVLIEDNGNPVGTRIKTPIPTCLRKREGEYSKVLAIAQNFV